In Horticoccus luteus, the following proteins share a genomic window:
- a CDS encoding phytanoyl-CoA dioxygenase family protein, with protein MVATTFSSPPARLTSEQVAEFNREGWLMPREPVFAQPKFDRLKGFFDHLLDELDTGTRPEAMDVPHFQHPELFEWLFSDEVMGLVQPILGPDIALFASHFICKPRGNGKRVPWHEDSAYWRGMLDRMEVVTVWLAIDPSTKENGCMYVVPRTHNTGKSGFSDYDDISKEAAVFPTEITRTQRNDAAAVAVELAPNHCSLHDGRLIHGSPPNTSSLRRCGYTMRYISTRSRLNVEDFPWHQIYLARGQDRAGNAYADPTKAYHEKARFRAAHGKNGH; from the coding sequence ATGGTTGCCACCACTTTCTCCTCTCCCCCGGCGCGTCTGACCTCCGAGCAGGTCGCGGAATTCAATCGCGAAGGCTGGCTCATGCCGCGCGAACCGGTCTTCGCCCAACCCAAGTTCGATCGCCTCAAAGGCTTTTTCGACCACCTTCTCGACGAGCTCGACACCGGCACCCGGCCCGAAGCGATGGACGTCCCGCATTTCCAGCACCCCGAACTCTTCGAATGGCTCTTCTCGGATGAAGTGATGGGGCTGGTGCAACCCATCCTCGGTCCCGACATCGCGCTGTTCGCGAGCCACTTCATCTGCAAGCCCCGCGGCAATGGCAAACGCGTGCCGTGGCACGAGGATTCCGCGTATTGGCGCGGGATGCTCGACCGGATGGAAGTCGTCACCGTCTGGCTCGCGATCGACCCGTCGACCAAAGAAAACGGCTGCATGTATGTCGTGCCGCGCACGCACAACACCGGCAAGTCGGGCTTTTCCGACTACGATGATATTTCGAAGGAAGCTGCGGTGTTTCCCACCGAGATCACCCGCACGCAACGCAACGACGCCGCCGCCGTGGCCGTCGAGCTCGCGCCCAATCACTGCAGTCTTCACGACGGCCGCCTGATCCACGGCAGCCCGCCCAACACCAGTTCGCTGCGGCGTTGCGGCTACACGATGCGCTACATCAGCACCCGCTCGCGCCTCAACGTGGAAGATTTCCCGTGGCATCAGATTTACCTCGCCCGTGGCCAGGATCGCGCCGGCAACGCCTACGCTGATCCCACGAAGGCCTACCACGAGAAGGCCCGCTTCCGCGCCGCCCACGGCAAGAACGGCCACTGA
- a CDS encoding helix-turn-helix transcriptional regulator, translated as MGERCAHFRLADYLRGDDAYHFADAQLTARSGARYHDHDFHEIFWVTAGAGRHRCNGRTEAIVAGQMLLMRPKDRHCVQGTARERLRIVNVAFPSRRWSEVRRKYFADHPDPFESSERHAWRIDEVRGRALHRWSERLGSGGRTPRLIDGFLMDLPDLLGAGAATEEREMAPAWLTEARQALAAPENFSGGTPALARLAGRSPSHVARATVRWFGVTPTELVNDARMEFSARQLATTRQPIVEIALDCGLNNLSHFYALFRRRHGISPRRYRLRAHGIV; from the coding sequence ATGGGCGAGCGATGCGCGCACTTTCGATTGGCGGACTATCTGCGGGGCGACGACGCCTATCATTTTGCCGACGCGCAACTGACCGCCCGCAGTGGGGCGCGGTATCACGACCACGATTTCCACGAGATCTTTTGGGTGACGGCGGGCGCGGGTCGGCATCGTTGCAACGGGCGCACGGAAGCGATCGTGGCCGGGCAGATGCTGCTGATGCGGCCGAAGGATCGGCACTGCGTGCAGGGAACCGCGCGCGAACGGCTGCGGATCGTGAATGTGGCATTTCCGAGTCGTCGATGGTCGGAGGTGCGACGGAAGTATTTCGCCGACCATCCCGACCCGTTCGAGAGCTCCGAGCGGCACGCTTGGCGAATCGACGAGGTTCGTGGGCGTGCGCTGCACCGGTGGAGCGAGCGGCTCGGAAGCGGCGGGCGCACGCCGCGGTTGATCGATGGTTTCCTGATGGATCTGCCGGATTTGCTCGGGGCCGGGGCGGCGACGGAGGAGCGCGAGATGGCGCCGGCGTGGTTGACGGAGGCGCGGCAGGCTCTGGCGGCGCCGGAAAATTTTTCGGGCGGCACACCGGCCCTGGCGCGGCTGGCGGGGCGCAGTCCGTCGCACGTGGCGCGGGCGACGGTGCGCTGGTTCGGCGTGACGCCAACGGAGCTCGTCAATGACGCGCGCATGGAATTCAGCGCCCGCCAACTGGCGACGACGCGCCAGCCGATCGTGGAGATCGCGTTGGATTGCGGGCTCAACAACCTCTCACACTTTTACGCGCTCTTCCGGCGGCGGCACGGGATCAGCCCGCGACGGTATCGATTGCGGGCGCACGGCATTGTGTGA
- a CDS encoding polysaccharide deacetylase family protein, which yields MRAFLYFVVTFAAKAAAWAVFSHSTVGAVLVFVTPELWLLYHLLVPNAQGVARTCTSFATAQREVWLTIDDGPDPATTPRVLDLLDAHRARATFFLIGERVQRHPHLVRAIVSRGHTVANHTHTHPLAWFWLVGPRRVATEIDACAAALRAAGAEPAPFFRPAAGIKSVFLARALAARGLTLIGWTARGRESTSRRVEAPFRRLRHGVRPGAILLTHEAGQPDSVRLPVLAALLDHLKREGYACILPPPASLARAAQPAPRSHNAVRPQSIPSRADPVPPPEERVKV from the coding sequence ATGCGCGCGTTCCTGTATTTCGTCGTGACGTTCGCCGCGAAGGCGGCGGCGTGGGCGGTCTTCAGCCACTCCACGGTCGGCGCGGTGCTGGTCTTTGTCACGCCCGAGCTGTGGCTGCTCTACCACCTGCTCGTGCCGAATGCCCAAGGCGTCGCGCGCACCTGCACTTCGTTCGCCACGGCCCAACGCGAGGTATGGCTCACGATTGACGACGGCCCGGATCCCGCGACCACGCCTCGCGTGCTCGATCTGCTCGACGCCCATCGCGCCCGTGCGACGTTTTTCCTCATCGGCGAACGCGTGCAACGTCATCCCCACCTCGTGCGCGCCATCGTGAGCCGCGGCCACACGGTCGCCAATCACACCCACACGCATCCTCTGGCGTGGTTCTGGCTGGTCGGCCCGCGCCGCGTCGCCACTGAAATCGACGCCTGCGCCGCCGCCTTGCGCGCCGCCGGCGCGGAGCCCGCACCTTTCTTCCGCCCCGCCGCCGGCATCAAAAGCGTCTTCCTCGCCCGCGCCCTCGCCGCCCGCGGCCTCACGCTCATCGGCTGGACGGCGCGCGGCCGCGAATCCACCAGCCGCCGCGTCGAAGCGCCATTTCGCCGCCTCCGCCACGGCGTCCGCCCCGGTGCCATCCTTCTCACCCACGAAGCCGGCCAACCCGATTCTGTGCGGTTACCCGTGCTCGCCGCCTTGCTCGACCATCTTAAACGCGAAGGCTACGCCTGCATCCTTCCACCGCCCGCCAGTCTCGCCCGCGCGGCGCAGCCCGCGCCGCGCTCACACAATGCCGTGCGCCCGCAATCGATACCGTCGCGGGCTGATCCCGTGCCGCCGCCGGAAGAGCGCGTAAAAGTGTGA
- a CDS encoding AMP nucleosidase — MKSRRDIVENWLPRYTGVPLDQFGEYILLTNFQRYVKLFADWHNVPVLGLDRPMPNATAGEITIINFGMGSATAATVMDLLSAIQPKAVLFLGKCGGIKHRAEVGDFILPIAAIRGDGTSNDYFPPEVPALPAFALQKAISTTIRDHACDYWTGTVYTTNRRVWEHDEDFKKYLRKIRAMAVDMETATIFMTGFFNEISTGALLLVSDHPMVPEGVKTAESDKKVDESYVENHLRIGIDSLKQLINNGVTVKHLKF; from the coding sequence ATGAAATCTCGTCGCGACATCGTCGAAAACTGGCTCCCCCGCTACACGGGCGTGCCGCTCGACCAGTTTGGCGAATACATCCTGCTGACCAACTTTCAACGCTACGTGAAATTGTTCGCGGACTGGCACAATGTGCCCGTGCTCGGCCTCGACCGACCGATGCCCAACGCCACCGCGGGCGAGATCACGATCATCAATTTTGGCATGGGCAGCGCCACGGCCGCGACGGTCATGGACCTCCTCAGTGCGATTCAGCCGAAAGCGGTGCTCTTCCTCGGCAAATGCGGCGGCATCAAGCACCGCGCCGAAGTCGGCGATTTCATCCTGCCCATCGCGGCGATCCGCGGCGACGGCACCAGCAACGATTACTTTCCGCCCGAGGTCCCCGCGCTGCCGGCGTTCGCGTTGCAGAAAGCCATTTCCACCACGATCCGCGACCACGCCTGTGATTACTGGACCGGCACGGTCTACACCACGAACCGCCGCGTCTGGGAGCACGACGAAGACTTTAAAAAATACCTGCGCAAGATTCGCGCGATGGCTGTCGACATGGAGACGGCGACCATCTTCATGACCGGTTTTTTCAACGAGATTTCCACCGGCGCGCTCCTCCTCGTCTCCGATCATCCGATGGTGCCCGAAGGCGTGAAGACCGCCGAAAGCGACAAGAAGGTCGACGAAAGTTATGTCGAGAATCACCTCCGCATCGGCATCGATTCCTTGAAGCAGCTCATCAACAACGGGGTCACCGTTAAGCATCTGAAATTCTAA
- a CDS encoding energy transducer TonB produces MLFAALAFILAGCTGTPGSPNEGVAGSGLNPHFFRFPAQTAEYDSPPVFLKGDAPPYPWPLLMHVPRPIRGHATLSFTIDERGRAVHPHTVETTHPYFASAVATAMRGWRFKPAEKAGMPVAVVVPHLRFEFTEFVGGDPLKQ; encoded by the coding sequence ATGCTTTTCGCGGCTCTCGCTTTCATTCTCGCCGGCTGCACTGGCACTCCCGGATCGCCAAACGAGGGCGTCGCGGGCAGCGGGCTCAATCCGCATTTTTTCCGCTTCCCGGCACAGACCGCGGAGTATGACTCGCCTCCCGTATTCCTCAAGGGTGACGCGCCACCCTATCCCTGGCCGCTCCTGATGCATGTGCCGCGGCCGATTCGCGGCCATGCGACCCTTTCGTTCACGATCGACGAGCGCGGCCGGGCCGTGCACCCACACACTGTCGAGACGACCCATCCTTACTTCGCCTCAGCCGTCGCGACCGCCATGCGCGGCTGGCGTTTCAAACCGGCGGAAAAAGCCGGCATGCCGGTGGCAGTGGTAGTCCCACACCTCCGCTTCGAATTCACGGAATTTGTTGGCGGCGACCCGCTGAAACAGTAG
- a CDS encoding DUF1990 family protein, which produces MWSLSQPAETKVSALLARQQGAALSYAQIGASATPATPAGFNLDHNRIGLGRGAAAYAAARAAVARWEMFPRPWTRIAPANAPIEAGTVVAMQAHALGLWWLNACRIVYVVDEAAPVRRWGFAYGTLPAHVERGEERFTVEWRDDDSVWYDLRAFSQPRYWAARVAKPLARRLQRKFVRDSQAAMVAAVARETGSA; this is translated from the coding sequence ATGTGGTCGCTGTCCCAGCCGGCGGAGACGAAAGTGAGCGCGTTGCTGGCGCGCCAGCAGGGCGCGGCGTTGTCCTACGCGCAAATCGGAGCGTCGGCGACGCCAGCGACGCCGGCCGGCTTCAATCTCGACCACAACCGGATTGGCCTCGGCCGGGGCGCGGCGGCCTACGCGGCGGCGCGCGCGGCGGTGGCGCGTTGGGAGATGTTTCCGCGCCCGTGGACGCGAATCGCGCCGGCCAATGCGCCCATCGAGGCCGGCACCGTGGTGGCGATGCAGGCGCATGCGCTCGGGCTCTGGTGGCTGAATGCCTGCCGGATCGTCTACGTGGTCGACGAGGCGGCTCCGGTGCGGCGGTGGGGTTTTGCGTATGGCACGCTGCCGGCGCACGTGGAACGGGGCGAGGAGCGGTTTACGGTGGAGTGGCGCGACGACGATTCGGTCTGGTATGATTTGCGCGCGTTTTCGCAGCCGCGGTATTGGGCGGCGCGAGTCGCCAAACCGCTTGCGCGCCGGCTGCAGCGGAAGTTTGTGCGCGATTCGCAGGCGGCGATGGTCGCCGCAGTCGCGCGCGAGACAGGATCGGCGTGA
- a CDS encoding YndJ family transporter produces MTRKVSARRAGLGAVVWLVAVAWRVPNAWHGAWAQALLLFAALVLVPLAWPLILGGTPGALLRAAGRLQWPAAVVLAVGIWWPRGFVAVALALPWIAVTALLAASGAVEFWRERPRAAAARCRLAALLFIAIGGVWLAADRVGFRPLGFSEDIVVLTAVHFHYAGLVLPLVTSAAVRELPGAWSGRLAVVGVIVGVPLVAVGITTAQLHMLPGLEAVAAVWLGLTGWLVAGLHWRLAGEARWRWGARVGWAVAGVSLAFGMSLAMLYGARGYFHPLPWLDLPWMRALHGTANAVGFAFCALLAWRGARTPQSGGRG; encoded by the coding sequence GTGACGCGAAAGGTTTCAGCGCGACGGGCGGGACTGGGTGCGGTCGTGTGGCTCGTGGCGGTGGCGTGGCGTGTGCCAAACGCGTGGCACGGGGCGTGGGCGCAGGCGTTGTTGCTCTTCGCCGCACTGGTGTTGGTGCCGCTGGCGTGGCCACTGATTTTGGGCGGCACGCCGGGGGCGCTGTTGCGCGCGGCCGGCAGGTTGCAGTGGCCGGCGGCGGTCGTGCTCGCGGTGGGGATTTGGTGGCCGCGCGGGTTCGTGGCGGTGGCGTTGGCGTTGCCGTGGATCGCGGTGACGGCACTGCTCGCGGCGAGCGGCGCGGTGGAGTTTTGGCGGGAGCGGCCACGAGCGGCGGCGGCGCGGTGTCGCCTCGCGGCGTTGTTGTTTATCGCGATCGGCGGCGTTTGGTTGGCGGCGGACCGGGTCGGTTTCCGGCCGCTCGGATTTAGCGAAGACATCGTGGTGCTGACTGCGGTGCACTTTCACTACGCGGGGCTGGTGCTCCCACTCGTGACCAGTGCCGCGGTGCGAGAATTGCCGGGCGCATGGAGCGGCCGGTTGGCGGTGGTAGGCGTGATCGTGGGAGTGCCGCTGGTGGCGGTCGGCATCACGACGGCGCAATTGCACATGTTGCCGGGGCTTGAAGCGGTGGCGGCCGTGTGGCTCGGGCTCACTGGGTGGCTGGTCGCTGGCCTGCACTGGCGGCTGGCAGGCGAGGCGCGTTGGCGGTGGGGCGCGCGGGTGGGGTGGGCGGTGGCGGGCGTCTCGCTGGCGTTCGGGATGAGCCTCGCGATGCTCTACGGGGCGCGCGGCTATTTTCATCCGCTGCCCTGGCTCGATCTGCCGTGGATGCGGGCGTTGCACGGCACGGCGAATGCCGTGGGATTCGCGTTTTGTGCGTTGCTGGCGTGGCGAGGCGCGCGGACGCCGCAGAGCGGTGGACGAGGCTAG
- the lipA gene encoding lipoyl synthase has translation MDTSRKPSWLRAKLPSGPGYAATRRLVDENNLHTVCQSAQCPNLGECWSRGTATVMILGNICTRSCNFCAIATGRPTELDLGEPGRVADAVAKMNLKHCVITSVARDELKDGGASVWAATIRAIRYRNPQTAIEVLTPDFKGRTEHLDVVLDAKPDIFNHNVETVERLQKPVRVQARYDRSRSMLRHAKSRGFVTKTGLMLGLGETREEIEQTLRDIASDKTDILTIGQYLQPTPQHLPVARWATPEEFIHWKTFGLSIGLGVVESGALVRSSYHADEQSQKYTGAEHLNNANALASA, from the coding sequence ATGGACACTTCGCGCAAACCCTCCTGGCTCCGCGCCAAACTGCCGTCCGGCCCCGGCTACGCCGCCACGCGCCGCCTCGTGGATGAAAACAATCTCCACACCGTCTGCCAGAGTGCGCAGTGCCCCAACCTCGGCGAATGCTGGTCCCGCGGCACCGCCACCGTGATGATCCTCGGCAACATCTGCACCCGCTCGTGCAACTTTTGCGCGATCGCCACCGGTCGCCCCACGGAGCTCGACCTCGGCGAACCCGGCCGCGTCGCCGACGCCGTCGCCAAGATGAACCTCAAGCACTGCGTCATCACGAGCGTCGCCCGCGACGAACTCAAAGACGGCGGCGCGAGCGTCTGGGCCGCCACGATCCGCGCCATCCGTTACCGCAATCCGCAGACCGCGATCGAAGTCCTCACCCCCGATTTCAAAGGCCGCACCGAACACCTCGACGTGGTCCTCGACGCCAAGCCCGACATCTTCAATCACAACGTCGAAACCGTCGAACGCCTCCAGAAACCCGTGCGCGTGCAGGCCCGCTACGACCGCTCCCGCTCCATGCTGCGCCACGCGAAGAGCCGCGGTTTCGTCACCAAAACCGGCCTCATGCTCGGCCTCGGCGAAACCCGCGAAGAAATCGAGCAGACGCTCCGCGACATCGCCTCCGACAAGACGGACATCCTCACGATCGGCCAGTATTTGCAGCCCACGCCGCAACATCTCCCCGTCGCCCGCTGGGCGACACCCGAAGAGTTTATCCACTGGAAAACATTCGGCCTGAGCATCGGTCTCGGCGTCGTCGAAAGCGGCGCGCTCGTGCGCTCCAGCTATCACGCTGACGAACAGTCCCAGAAATACACCGGCGCCGAGCACCTCAACAACGCGAACGCCCTCGCCAGCGCGTAA
- the lipB gene encoding lipoyl(octanoyl) transferase LipB, with translation MSASAAPLPPLAPATLDWGRTRYEFAWRQQEALVAQRIAGEIGDTLVFTEHDPVYTIGLRTGADTHLVWNTTQLTHAGIEVVKTNRGGDITYHGPGQIVGYPIISLAPRKDLHAYLRFLEQVLINTLGTLGLAAARRPGKTGIWLAQRKIAAIGVAVKRWVTYHGFALNVNPDLSHFNGIIPCGIAAADGIVTSLQAELGRLVDLGEVRTVLAREFWTLLPDFLAGTAVR, from the coding sequence ATGTCCGCGTCCGCCGCTCCGCTTCCGCCTCTCGCGCCCGCCACACTCGACTGGGGCCGCACCCGCTATGAATTCGCCTGGCGTCAGCAGGAGGCCCTCGTCGCTCAGCGCATCGCCGGCGAAATCGGCGACACCCTCGTCTTCACGGAGCACGATCCCGTTTACACCATCGGCCTTCGCACCGGCGCCGATACGCATCTCGTCTGGAATACTACCCAACTCACCCACGCCGGGATCGAGGTCGTTAAGACCAATCGCGGCGGCGACATCACGTATCACGGCCCCGGTCAGATCGTCGGCTATCCGATCATCTCCCTCGCCCCGCGCAAAGACCTGCACGCCTACCTGCGTTTCCTCGAACAGGTCCTCATCAACACGCTCGGCACCCTCGGGCTCGCCGCCGCGCGCCGCCCCGGCAAGACCGGCATCTGGCTCGCGCAGCGCAAAATCGCCGCCATCGGCGTCGCGGTGAAACGCTGGGTCACCTACCACGGCTTCGCGCTCAACGTGAATCCCGACCTCTCCCATTTCAACGGCATCATCCCCTGCGGCATCGCTGCGGCCGATGGCATCGTCACCTCCCTCCAAGCCGAACTCGGCCGTCTCGTCGACCTTGGCGAGGTCCGCACTGTTCTCGCCCGCGAATTCTGGACGCTCCTGCCCGACTTCCTCGCCGGCACCGCCGTCCGCTGA
- a CDS encoding glycoside hydrolase family 172 protein, which translates to MTPLPMLNLLGQLPFQTGAVTRMINAENPTGEKGGGAKWVPNPEDPMLPHSGPAMHLGKGWKVRPFISVKAGETALLADIEGPGCINQFWITTSADEWRTLVLRMYWDGEAAPSVEVPLGDFFAMGFDTQPHTVTSLPVVVAPHRGCSCYWQMPFRKRAKITLSNDGKNDVRIVAYKVLYKLHEVPADAAYFHAQWRRSLTQREHPEHTILDGVKGRGLYVGTYLAWTALSRGWWGEGEVKFYLDGDGEFPTICDNGTEDYFGGAWGFFRDPKKEPVEEPYNTPFIGMPLAHTSGNDGPRYFGLYRWHVLDSIGFERDLRVTVQTLGWWPGHIYQPLTDDVASTAIWYQSEPHGAFPVLPGVNERWQR; encoded by the coding sequence ATGACCCCGCTCCCGATGTTGAATCTCCTTGGCCAACTGCCTTTCCAAACCGGCGCGGTGACGCGCATGATCAACGCCGAAAACCCGACCGGCGAAAAAGGCGGCGGCGCGAAGTGGGTGCCGAATCCGGAGGACCCGATGCTGCCGCACAGCGGTCCGGCAATGCATCTCGGGAAGGGTTGGAAGGTGCGGCCGTTCATCAGCGTGAAGGCGGGCGAGACGGCGCTGCTCGCGGACATCGAAGGTCCCGGTTGCATCAATCAGTTTTGGATCACCACGAGCGCGGACGAATGGCGGACGCTCGTGCTGCGAATGTATTGGGATGGCGAGGCGGCGCCGTCGGTCGAAGTGCCGCTGGGGGATTTTTTCGCGATGGGTTTCGACACGCAGCCGCACACGGTGACGTCGCTGCCGGTGGTCGTCGCGCCGCACCGCGGGTGCAGTTGCTACTGGCAGATGCCGTTCCGCAAGCGGGCGAAGATCACGTTGAGCAACGACGGGAAAAACGATGTGCGGATCGTGGCTTACAAAGTGCTCTACAAACTGCACGAGGTGCCGGCGGACGCGGCGTATTTTCATGCGCAATGGCGGCGGAGTCTGACGCAGCGCGAACATCCGGAGCACACGATCCTCGATGGCGTGAAGGGCCGCGGGCTTTACGTGGGCACGTATCTCGCGTGGACGGCGTTGTCGCGCGGCTGGTGGGGCGAGGGCGAGGTGAAGTTTTACCTCGATGGCGACGGCGAGTTTCCGACGATTTGCGACAACGGCACGGAGGACTATTTCGGCGGGGCGTGGGGATTTTTTCGCGATCCGAAAAAGGAGCCGGTGGAGGAGCCGTATAACACGCCGTTCATCGGCATGCCGCTCGCGCACACGAGCGGGAACGACGGTCCGCGCTATTTCGGCCTGTATCGCTGGCACGTGCTGGACAGCATCGGTTTCGAGCGGGATTTGCGGGTGACGGTGCAGACGCTCGGCTGGTGGCCGGGGCATATTTATCAACCGTTGACGGACGACGTGGCGTCGACGGCGATCTGGTATCAGAGCGAGCCGCACGGGGCGTTTCCGGTGCTGCCAGGCGTGAACGAGCGGTGGCAGCGCTGA
- a CDS encoding chloramphenicol phosphotransferase CPT family protein has product MKRYPVIFLNGTSSAGKTTVAQAFQKLWHEPTLYASNDAFIFMFPEHVLKDDQVRPKVLWPVLSAFNRSLTYLAACGFPLVVDYMLEAEQWLLECVDSLAAHDVLFVGVKCPLEELERRERARGDRQIGFARWQYERVHRFGGYDFEIDTKALSPDQCAEQLRNLLLSGRTGDAFARFRQSGINTA; this is encoded by the coding sequence ATGAAGCGTTACCCGGTCATATTTCTTAACGGAACCTCCAGTGCTGGAAAAACCACCGTGGCGCAGGCTTTTCAAAAGCTCTGGCATGAGCCAACGCTCTACGCGTCGAACGATGCGTTCATCTTCATGTTTCCCGAGCACGTGTTGAAAGACGATCAGGTGAGGCCGAAGGTTCTTTGGCCTGTTTTGTCGGCCTTCAACCGTTCACTTACCTATCTGGCCGCATGCGGTTTCCCGCTCGTCGTCGACTATATGCTGGAGGCGGAACAGTGGCTGCTCGAATGCGTCGACTCACTGGCGGCGCATGATGTTTTGTTCGTCGGGGTAAAATGTCCGCTGGAGGAATTGGAGCGACGCGAGCGGGCGCGCGGCGATCGACAAATTGGATTTGCACGCTGGCAGTATGAGCGCGTGCACCGCTTTGGCGGGTACGACTTCGAAATCGACACGAAAGCGTTGAGTCCGGACCAGTGTGCAGAGCAGTTGAGAAACCTCCTGCTTTCGGGACGGACTGGCGATGCGTTCGCACGTTTCAGGCAGAGTGGCATCAACACCGCTTGA
- the lysS gene encoding lysine--tRNA ligase, with translation MSDTPSDISHDQHAVRRQKLADLRAAGQDPFRANVATTHFSADAKALYVEGQDDVVSVTVAGRLVTFRVQGGSSFVKILDQQGQIQLYFRKDVLGEERYGVFKKLLDLGDIIGVTGTLFKTKTGEITVRVDSFTLVSKALRPLPEKWHGLSDAEQVYRQRYLDLIVNAESRARLLLRSKVVSHIRRFLEDRQFIEVETPVLENTAGGAAARPFVTHHNALNVDFFLRIATELRLKRLLVGGFDRVFEIGRIFRNEGVSRRHNPEFTMLEVYQAYSDYRGMMTLIRDLLTTLVRDVIRPADGSLKIKHAASGEEIDFGGEWREVRYKDLITQATGDAEWFARSKGEKVAGAEKLGLYVDPKWEEFEITNEIFSKKIEPTLIQPTFITHLPKELCPLAKLNAEDPSVLDVFELTIGGMEVAPAYSEQNDPDVQRQMFEAQAGEEQQNIDHDFLLALEHGMPPAGGMGVGIDRLCILLTGAESIRDVILFPQLRPADAK, from the coding sequence ATGAGCGACACTCCCAGTGACATTTCCCATGACCAGCACGCGGTGCGGCGGCAGAAGCTCGCCGATTTGCGCGCGGCGGGGCAGGATCCGTTTCGCGCCAACGTGGCGACGACGCACTTTTCGGCGGACGCGAAAGCGCTTTACGTCGAAGGACAGGACGACGTCGTCAGCGTGACCGTCGCCGGGCGGTTGGTGACGTTTCGGGTGCAGGGCGGCAGTTCGTTCGTGAAGATTTTGGACCAGCAGGGGCAGATTCAGCTCTATTTCCGCAAGGACGTGCTCGGCGAGGAACGTTACGGCGTCTTCAAAAAGCTGCTCGATCTCGGTGACATCATCGGCGTGACGGGAACGTTGTTCAAAACGAAGACGGGCGAGATCACGGTGCGCGTGGACAGCTTCACGCTGGTGAGCAAGGCGCTGCGTCCGCTGCCGGAAAAATGGCACGGGTTGAGCGATGCGGAGCAGGTTTACCGGCAGCGTTACCTCGACTTGATCGTGAACGCGGAATCGCGCGCACGGCTGTTGCTGCGTTCGAAAGTGGTGTCGCACATCCGGCGGTTTTTGGAAGACCGGCAGTTCATCGAGGTTGAAACACCGGTGCTGGAGAACACGGCGGGCGGGGCAGCGGCGCGGCCGTTTGTGACGCACCATAACGCGCTCAACGTGGACTTTTTCCTGCGTATCGCGACGGAGCTGCGGTTGAAGCGGTTGCTCGTGGGCGGTTTTGATCGGGTGTTCGAGATCGGGCGGATTTTCCGGAATGAGGGCGTGTCGCGGCGGCACAATCCGGAGTTCACGATGCTGGAGGTTTACCAGGCCTACAGCGATTACCGCGGGATGATGACGTTGATTCGCGATCTGTTGACGACGTTGGTGCGCGACGTGATCCGGCCGGCGGATGGTTCGCTCAAGATCAAGCATGCGGCGAGCGGAGAGGAGATCGATTTCGGCGGCGAGTGGCGCGAGGTGCGTTACAAGGATCTCATCACGCAGGCGACGGGCGACGCGGAATGGTTTGCGCGCAGCAAGGGCGAGAAGGTCGCGGGCGCGGAGAAGCTGGGGCTCTACGTCGATCCGAAGTGGGAGGAGTTCGAGATCACCAACGAGATTTTCTCGAAGAAGATCGAGCCGACGCTGATCCAGCCGACATTCATCACGCATCTGCCGAAGGAGTTGTGTCCGCTGGCGAAGTTGAACGCGGAGGACCCGAGCGTGCTCGATGTGTTTGAGCTGACGATCGGTGGCATGGAAGTGGCGCCGGCGTATTCGGAGCAGAACGATCCGGACGTGCAGCGGCAGATGTTCGAGGCGCAGGCGGGCGAGGAGCAGCAGAACATCGATCACGATTTCCTGCTCGCGCTGGAGCACGGGATGCCGCCGGCGGGCGGGATGGGCGTGGGGATCGACCGGTTGTGCATTTTGCTGACTGGTGCGGAGAGCATTCGCGATGTGATCCTGTTTCCGCAGTTGCGGCCTGCGGACGCAAAATGA